A window of Anaerolineales bacterium genomic DNA:
GCCGATTGAGGGCGTCAATATAGGTCAGACGGTCGAAGCGTGTGGCGGAGGGGTCGATCTCGGGGTCACTTTCGTACACGCCGTCGACCTTGGTGGCCTTGATCACGACATCGGCCCCGATCTCCATCGCCCGCA
This region includes:
- a CDS encoding uridine monophosphate kinase, with product RAMEIGADVVIKATKVDGVYESDPEIDPSATRFDRLTYIDALNRRVKVIDSTAISLCMDNSLPILVLDLWQPGALQRAVQGEPVGTTIAG